Proteins from one Alkalidesulfovibrio alkalitolerans DSM 16529 genomic window:
- a CDS encoding DEAD/DEAH box helicase produces the protein MTDSTDVLQVEEPEDSLPETSFDEIPQALRDACGRAGWTKLMPVQAKSLPYLLAGRDLMVQSRTGSGKTGAFVLPILDKVDPNANVCQALVLAPTRELARQVAREAEILAGPDGPKVVAVYGGVGYGAQVDALKQGAQIVIGTPGRVLDHLLKRTFTLEHLKFLVFDEADRMLSIGFYPDMKAVQRYLPKRHVGMLMFSATFPPQVLRLAKEFMREPQMLSLSSSSVHVAEVTHAAYEVPRMQKDRGLIRIIEVLNPASCFIFCNTKSQVHYLSQVLQNFGYNADELSADLTQAKREQILERLRRGEVRFLVATDVAARGIDIPDLSHVVLYEPPEDPESYIHRAGRTGRAGAVGEAVSLVDTMEAVQLERIARLYKINFEKRPLPTDEDVAAVVAERTTAILEARLRAMKPLALERMRRTMPLAQQLAENAEELPLLAMLLDEIYQHSLHAPPAQPDGQEPRREPRRDERRDERRDERREPRRDDRRDARRDDKRDDKRDDKREARRDRDRNTETAPSAEKPEAPKAAENSPSEAVAGEAAPKKRRRRRRRKKPGANGATVNGQQQNGQTQNGQTQNGQTQAAQAEPGQAESPAPTVEVPVAETAKPAATPSEKRGAKPAKPQKAAAEAETVPEATVEETEAAKPARKRPSRAKSATAKKTATAAETSKDSEAPESAEVAAPEKPAPAKKPARSRTAKAKAAVEPAAAETAEAQGPAPTAAESKPKPKAAPAKKAQAPAKKTAAPAVKPRNPWEGAAFGGSLDDLDDDE, from the coding sequence ATGACAGATTCGACAGACGTTTTGCAGGTCGAGGAGCCAGAGGATTCGCTTCCCGAAACCTCCTTCGACGAAATCCCCCAGGCGCTCAGGGACGCCTGCGGCCGCGCGGGCTGGACAAAGCTCATGCCCGTGCAGGCCAAATCCCTGCCTTACCTGCTCGCGGGCCGCGACCTCATGGTCCAGTCGCGCACCGGATCGGGCAAGACCGGCGCGTTCGTGCTGCCCATCCTGGACAAGGTTGATCCCAACGCCAACGTCTGCCAGGCGCTGGTGCTCGCGCCCACGCGCGAACTGGCCCGCCAGGTGGCGCGCGAGGCCGAGATACTGGCCGGACCCGACGGCCCCAAGGTGGTCGCGGTCTACGGCGGCGTGGGCTACGGCGCGCAGGTCGATGCCTTGAAGCAAGGCGCGCAGATCGTCATCGGCACGCCCGGCCGCGTGCTCGACCACCTGCTCAAGCGCACCTTCACCCTGGAGCACCTGAAGTTCCTGGTCTTCGACGAGGCCGACCGGATGCTCTCCATCGGCTTCTACCCGGACATGAAGGCCGTGCAGCGCTACCTGCCCAAGCGCCACGTGGGCATGCTCATGTTCTCGGCCACTTTCCCGCCCCAGGTGCTGCGCCTGGCCAAGGAATTCATGCGCGAGCCGCAGATGCTCTCGCTCTCGTCGAGCAGCGTGCACGTGGCCGAGGTCACGCACGCGGCCTACGAAGTGCCGCGCATGCAAAAGGACCGGGGGCTGATACGCATCATCGAGGTACTGAACCCGGCCTCGTGCTTCATCTTCTGCAACACCAAGAGCCAGGTTCACTACCTCTCGCAGGTGCTCCAGAACTTCGGCTACAACGCGGACGAACTCTCGGCCGACCTGACCCAGGCCAAGCGCGAACAGATCCTCGAACGCCTGCGCCGGGGCGAGGTGCGCTTCCTCGTGGCCACGGACGTGGCCGCGCGCGGCATCGACATCCCGGACCTCTCGCACGTGGTGCTTTACGAGCCGCCCGAAGACCCCGAGTCCTACATCCACCGCGCGGGCCGCACCGGCCGCGCCGGGGCCGTGGGCGAGGCCGTGAGCCTCGTGGACACCATGGAGGCCGTGCAGCTTGAGCGCATCGCGCGCCTGTACAAAATCAATTTCGAGAAGCGGCCGCTGCCCACGGACGAGGACGTGGCCGCCGTGGTCGCCGAGCGCACCACGGCCATTTTGGAGGCCCGGCTTCGGGCCATGAAGCCGCTGGCCCTGGAGCGCATGCGCCGGACCATGCCCCTGGCCCAGCAACTGGCCGAAAACGCGGAGGAACTGCCGCTTTTGGCCATGCTCCTGGACGAAATCTACCAGCACAGCCTGCACGCTCCGCCTGCCCAGCCCGATGGCCAGGAGCCGCGCCGCGAGCCCAGGCGCGATGAGCGGCGGGACGAAAGGCGGGACGAAAGGCGCGAACCGCGTCGCGACGACAGACGGGACGCCCGGCGCGACGACAAGCGCGACGACAAGCGGGATGACAAGCGCGAAGCCAGGCGCGACCGCGACCGCAACACGGAGACCGCTCCCAGCGCGGAAAAGCCCGAGGCCCCCAAGGCGGCCGAGAACTCCCCGAGCGAAGCCGTCGCGGGCGAGGCCGCGCCCAAGAAGCGCCGCCGTCGCCGCCGCCGCAAAAAGCCCGGCGCCAACGGCGCGACCGTGAACGGCCAACAGCAAAACGGTCAGACGCAGAACGGCCAGACGCAGAACGGCCAAACGCAGGCCGCGCAGGCCGAGCCCGGTCAGGCCGAGAGCCCCGCGCCCACGGTCGAGGTACCGGTCGCCGAGACGGCCAAGCCCGCTGCCACGCCTTCCGAAAAGCGCGGCGCGAAACCCGCGAAACCCCAGAAGGCTGCGGCCGAGGCCGAAACCGTGCCTGAAGCGACCGTCGAGGAGACCGAGGCCGCAAAGCCCGCGCGCAAGCGCCCAAGCCGGGCCAAGAGCGCCACGGCCAAGAAGACCGCCACGGCTGCCGAAACATCCAAGGATTCCGAAGCTCCCGAGTCGGCGGAAGTTGCTGCGCCCGAAAAGCCCGCCCCGGCCAAGAAGCCCGCGCGCAGCCGGACCGCCAAGGCCAAGGCGGCCGTCGAACCCGCTGCCGCCGAGACGGCCGAGGCCCAAGGCCCCGCGCCCACGGCGGCCGAGAGCAAGCCCAAGCCCAAGGCCGCGCCCGCCAAGAAGGCGCAAGCCCCGGCCAAGAAGACCGCCGCCCCGGCCGTCAAGCCCCGCAATCCATGGGAAGGCGCGGCCTTCGGCGGCTCCCTGGACGATCTGGACGACGACGAATGA
- a CDS encoding class I SAM-dependent methyltransferase, translating into MDHYRAIAPIYEPLLGPPLAPLRRAAARLLSDHGARRVLDCCAGTGGQMRFMARAGLVPFGLDRSRAMLARAPQSLPRVLAQAQAMPFAADTFDAACITLALHEMPRPTALAVLKDIARVVAAHGLVLAADYAAPLPRLMRPAVHLAERIAGRDHYQGFTAYQRLGGLPPLAREAGLMATPLDGFLGGSLVLWRLDATA; encoded by the coding sequence ATGGACCACTACCGGGCCATAGCTCCGATCTACGAACCTTTGCTCGGGCCGCCGCTCGCGCCGCTTCGGCGCGCGGCGGCCCGCCTTCTTTCGGACCACGGCGCGCGCCGGGTGCTCGATTGCTGCGCGGGCACGGGCGGCCAGATGCGGTTCATGGCCCGCGCGGGCCTCGTCCCCTTCGGCCTCGACCGTTCGCGCGCCATGCTCGCCCGCGCCCCGCAAAGCCTGCCCCGCGTCCTGGCCCAGGCCCAGGCCATGCCCTTTGCGGCCGACACCTTCGACGCCGCCTGCATCACCCTCGCCCTGCACGAGATGCCCCGGCCCACGGCCCTGGCCGTGCTCAAGGACATCGCGCGCGTGGTCGCGGCCCATGGCCTCGTGCTCGCGGCCGACTACGCCGCGCCGCTGCCGCGCCTCATGCGCCCGGCCGTACATCTGGCCGAACGCATCGCCGGACGCGACCACTACCAGGGCTTCACCGCCTACCAGCGACTGGGCGGCCTGCCGCCCCTGGCGCGCGAGGCAGGCCTCATGGCCACGCCGCTCGACGGCTTCCTCGGCGGCTCGCTTGTCCTGTGGCGGCTTGACGCCACCGCATAG
- a CDS encoding DUF814 domain-containing protein, translated as MRVAVRARSRYPAWIMNERYDALSLFSGGLDSLLAHKLIQRQGLRVLGLHFVSPFFGKPHLLDHWRATYGVDVVPVDVGEAYVRMLERGPAHGLGSALNPCVDCKILMLAHAKTLLAQHGARFLVSGEVVGQRPMSQRRDALNAIRRDADVKNLLLRPLSALVLEPTPMEESGLVDRSRLLNAAGRGRAKQLALAAEMGITEIPTPGGGCRLTEKEPSARYAPIFRHRPSPSAHDFLLANTGRQFWSGPHWLAVGRDQADNERLAALVREDDIVLDLSELPSPLAVLRLHPDARGTVQEDALVADAAAFAASYSPKARRAGGPVRVDVTRGGQTRVIEVSPSRNTPANWREPTWAEAEAWKKERAPVA; from the coding sequence ATGCGCGTTGCGGTCCGGGCTCGCTCGCGCTACCCTGCCTGGATCATGAACGAACGCTACGACGCCCTGTCCCTTTTCTCCGGCGGCCTGGACTCGCTCCTGGCCCACAAACTCATCCAGCGCCAGGGGCTTCGCGTCCTTGGGCTGCACTTCGTCTCACCCTTCTTCGGCAAGCCGCATCTGCTCGACCACTGGCGCGCCACCTATGGCGTCGATGTCGTGCCCGTGGACGTGGGCGAGGCCTACGTGCGCATGCTCGAACGCGGCCCGGCGCACGGCCTGGGCAGCGCGCTCAACCCCTGCGTGGACTGCAAGATACTGATGCTCGCCCACGCCAAGACCCTGCTCGCGCAGCACGGCGCGCGCTTCCTCGTCTCGGGCGAGGTCGTGGGGCAGCGGCCCATGTCGCAACGCCGCGACGCGCTGAACGCGATCCGCCGCGACGCGGACGTGAAGAACCTGCTGCTTCGGCCGCTCTCGGCCCTGGTGCTCGAACCCACGCCCATGGAGGAGTCCGGGCTCGTGGACCGCTCGCGCCTTCTGAACGCGGCCGGGCGCGGCCGCGCCAAGCAGCTCGCCCTGGCCGCGGAGATGGGCATCACCGAGATCCCCACCCCGGGGGGCGGCTGCCGCCTGACCGAAAAGGAGCCAAGCGCCCGCTACGCACCGATATTTCGCCACCGGCCAAGCCCCTCGGCGCACGATTTCCTGCTGGCCAACACCGGTCGCCAGTTCTGGTCCGGGCCGCACTGGCTGGCCGTGGGCCGCGACCAAGCCGATAACGAGCGGCTGGCCGCGCTCGTGCGCGAGGACGACATCGTTCTCGATCTGAGCGAGTTGCCAAGCCCCCTGGCCGTGCTCAGGCTGCACCCGGATGCGCGGGGAACCGTGCAAGAAGACGCCTTGGTCGCGGACGCGGCCGCCTTCGCGGCCTCCTACTCGCCCAAGGCGCGGCGCGCGGGCGGCCCGGTGCGAGTAGACGTGACGCGCGGCGGCCAAACCCGCGTCATCGAGGTCTCGCCCTCCAGGAACACGCCCGCGAACTGGCGCGAGCCAACCTGGGCCGAGGCAGAGGCCTGGAAGAAAGAACGAGCGCCTGTGGCATGA